Proteins encoded together in one Quercus lobata isolate SW786 chromosome 3, ValleyOak3.0 Primary Assembly, whole genome shotgun sequence window:
- the LOC115980848 gene encoding U4/U6 small nuclear ribonucleoprotein Prp31 homolog: MTIPEDYEAFLEDLTELDDEQQQQNSKTSVYIVDESLTLLNFHIKGFEDITSKFEDLLSLGLELAMDNNPDSQYQFIVASNNLLLEIDNQIFNLYNLIRDKFRKKFPELESVTQDPIEYSQVVKKIGNEIDIDGLNLPLSILMVFSIIASATSDKPLSEQDLTNTIHACDYIIALDSTRNRVLDLLETKIGFIAPNLSAIVGITVAAKLIVVVGGLSSLGYTPCCNVKVVRLDKPKTY; the protein is encoded by the coding sequence ATGACAATTCCTGAGGACTACGAAGCTTTTTTGGAAGATCTCACAGAACTTGATgatgaacaacaacaacaaaactcaAAGACAAGCGTCTATATCGTCGATGAATCTCTAACTCTTTTAAATTTCCACATAAAAGGGTTTGAAGATATTACATCCAAATTTGAAGACCTCTTGTCTCTTGGATTAGAATTGGCCATGGATAACAACCCCGATTCTCAATACCAATTCATTGTGGCATCTAACAACTTGTTGCTCGAGATTGATAACCAAATCTTTAACCTCTACAATCTCATCCGCGACAAGTTCCGTAAGAAATTCCCAGAACTCGAATCCGTAACTCAAGACCCGATCGAATACTCTCAAGTTGTTAAAAAGATAGGTAACGAAATAGATATCGATGGCTTGAACTTACCCCTATCCATTCTAATGGTATTTTCTATAATAGCCTCAGCAACTAGTGATAAACCACTTTCGGAACAAGATTTAACAAACACAATACATGCATGTGATTACATTATTGCTCTTGATTCGACGAGGAATAGAgtgttggacttgttagagactAAAATTGGATTTATTGCACCGAATCTTTCAGCCATTGTTGGTATCACTGTTGCGGCGAAACTTATAGTTGTTGTTGGTGGACTTTCATCACTAGGATATACTCCTTGTTGTAATGTTAAGGTTGTTCGTCTTGATaagccaaaaacgtattga
- the LOC115979365 gene encoding probable uridine nucleosidase 2, which produces MSAQPKKIIIDTDPGIDDAMAIFVALRSPEVEVIGLTTIYGNVYTTLATTNALHLLEVAGRTDIPVAEGSHVSITNNKKLRIADFVHGKDGLGNQNFPPPKGKPIEQSAAKFLIEQAKLYPGKLTVVALGPLTNIALAIQQDPAFSKNIGQIVLLGGAFLVNGNVNPASEANIFGDPDAADIVFTSGADVVAVGINVTQQVVFTDADREKLSRSDGKFAQYLCKILDVYFSYHYDAYNIKGVYLHDPATILAAVDPSLMTYTEGVVRVQTSGITKGLTILYNKQKRFGEVTEWTDKPTVKVAVTADAPALVKLVMERLMDS; this is translated from the exons AGAAGATCATCATTGATACGGACCCTGGTATTG ATGATGCCATGGCAATTTTTGTGGCATTACGGTCACCAGAGGTGGAGGTGATTGGCCTTACAACTATATATGGGAATGTTTATACAACCCTGGCCACAACAAATGCGTTGCATTTG CTTGAAGTTGCAGGAAGGACTGATATCCCAGTGGCTGAAGGATCTCATGTCTCAATCACT AATAACAAAAAACTGCGCATTGCTGATTTCGTCCATGGTAAAGATGGACTTGGCAACCAAAATTTCCCTCCACCAAAAGGAAAGCCAATTGAACAGTCAGCAGCTAAATTTCTCATTGAGCAAGCAAAACTTTATCCAGGAAAACTCACGGTTGTGGCACTAGGCCCACTTACAAATATTGCACTG GCTATCCAACAAGATCCTGCATTTTCAAAGAACATTGGGCAGATTGTTCTTCTTGGTGGTGCTTTTTTGGTAAATGGGAATGTGAATCCTGCATCAGAAGCCAAT ATTTTTGGCGATCCAGATGCTGCAGATATTGTATTCACAAGTGGAGCAGATGTAGTGGCTGTGGGCATAAATGTCACTCAACAAGTTGTCTTCACAG ATGCTGATAGAGAGAAGTTGTCAAGGTCAGATGGAAAATTTGCTCAGTACTTGTGCAAAATCTTAGATGTGTATTTTTCATATCACTACGATGCATACAACATTAAAG GAGTTTATCTTCATGATCCAGCAACCATTCTTGCAGCTGTTGATCCTTCACTTATGACTTACACAGAGGGTGTGGTTAGAGTCCAGACAAGTGGCATCACTAAAGGACTAACAATATTATACAACAAACAGAAGAG GTTTGGTGAAGTCACTGAATGGACTGATAAACCCACAGTGAAGGTTGCAGTCACTGCTGATGCTCCCGCTCTAGTCAAATTGGTCATGGAACGCCTTATGGACTCCTGA